In Peromyscus maniculatus bairdii isolate BWxNUB_F1_BW_parent chromosome 9, HU_Pman_BW_mat_3.1, whole genome shotgun sequence, one genomic interval encodes:
- the Psme2 gene encoding proteasome activator complex subunit 2, which produces MAKPCGVRLSGEARKQVDVFRQNLFQEADDFLSTFLPRKIISLSQLLQEDSLNVADLSSLRAPLDIPIPDPPPKDDEMETDKQEKKEVPKCGFLPGNEKLLALLALVKPEVWTLKEKCILIITWIQHLIPKIEDGNDFGVAIQEKVLERVNAVKTKVEAFQTTISKYFSERGDAVAKASKETHVMDYRALVHERDEAAYGELRAMVLDLRAFYAELYHIISSNLEKIVNPKGEEKPSMY; this is translated from the exons ATGGCCAAGCCTTGTGGGGTTCGCCTGAGTGGAGAAGCCCGTAAACAG GTGGATGTCTTCAGACAAAATCTTTTCCAGGAG GCTGATGACTTCCTCTCGACGTTCTTGCCACGGAAAATCATATCCCTGAGTCAGCTCCTGCAG GAGGATTCCCTCAATGTGGCTGACCTCTCCTCCCTCCGGGCTCCTCTGGACATCCCCATCCCAGATCCCCCACCCAAGGATGATGAG ATGGAAACAGACAagcaggagaagaaggaag TCCCTAAGTGCGGCTTCCTCCCCGGGAATGAGAAGCTCCTGGCCCTGCTTGCTCTGGTGAAGCCAGAAGTCTGGACTCTcaaagagaaatgcattctg ATAATCACCTGGATCCAGCACCTGATCCCCAAGATTGAGGATGGAAATGATTTTGGGGTGGCAATTCAG GAGAAGGTGCTGGAGCGAGTGAATGCCGTCAAGACCAAAGTAGAAGCCTTCCAGACAACCATTTCCAA GTACTTCTCGGAACGTGGGGATGCTGTAGCCAAGGCCTCCAAGGAGACCCATGTA ATGGATTACCGGGCCTTGGTGCATGAGCGAGATGAAGCAGCCTATGGGGAACTCAGGGCCATGGTGCTAGACCTGAGGGCCTTCTAC GCTGAGCTTTATCATATCATCAGCAGCAACCTAGAGAAAATCGTCAACCCGAAGGGTGAAGAGAAGCCATCCATGTACTGA